A genomic stretch from Myripristis murdjan chromosome 12, fMyrMur1.1, whole genome shotgun sequence includes:
- the LOC115368737 gene encoding sorting nexin-18-like, giving the protein MALKARVLYDFTSENPGEISIREDEVVTLYSEEELEGWLEGENSRGEAGLFPGSYVEIIRDQRASSSSSSSCITSTTNNNNGFSSPSKAKAMTPPHTAAYPSQDPQQPSSHRGGTSQGSDDDWDDDWDDGSVAADEPHGGGAVPPYPVTTSLPGRRSSAQQHSQAKSSATVGRNLNRFSTFVKSGGEAFLLGEASAFVKDGDRICVVTGPHGPEWQEDPYPFTCTIDDPTKQTKFKGMKSYMSYGLTPTHTNVQVNRRYKHFDWLYARLVERFPVISVPHLPEKQATGRFEEDFISKRRKGLIWWMNHMTSHPVLAHCDVFQHFLTCGTDEKAWKQGKRKAERDELVGANFFLTISPPAVPLDLQEVESKIEGFKTFTKRMDENIVVVNTTINEFARKQITGFKKEYQKVGQAFKLLGQAFELDQQAYSAGLNRAIACTGDAYEAIGDYFAEQPRHDLDPISDLLDLYRGHLANYPDIIHVQKGALTKVKDCPKQEGELHERCNIISCATLAEIQHFHRTRVRDFRSQMQQHLRQQISFFQKVTATLQDTLQRYDDDH; this is encoded by the exons ATGGCGTTGAAGGCGAGGGTGTTGTACGACTTCACCTCGGAGAACCCAGGGGAGATCTCCATAAGGGAGGACGAGGTGGTGACTCTGTACAgcgaggaggagctggagggcTGGCTGGAGGGGGAGAACAGCCGGGGGGAGGCCGGCCTCTTCCCCGGCTCCTACGTGGAGATCATCAGGGACCAgagagcctcctcctcctcctcttcctcctgcatcACCTCCACCACCAATAACAACAACGGCTTCTCCTCACCCAGCAAAGCCAAAGCCATGACCCCCCCACACACCGCCGCCTACCCGTCCCAGGACCCCCAGCAGCCATCGTCCCACAGAGGAGGG ACCAGCCAGGGCAGCGATGACGACTGGGACGACGACTGGGACGACGGCTCCGTGGCGGCGGATGAGCCCCACGGCGGCGGCGCCGTCCCGCCCTACCCAGTCACCACCTCGTTACCGGGGCGACGCAGCAGCGCCCAGCAGCACTCGCAGGCCAAGAGCTCGGCCACGGTGGGACGCAACCTCAACCGCTTCTCCACCTTCGTCAAGTCCGGGGGCGAGGCCTTCCTGCTCGGCGAGGCCTCGGCGTTCGTGAAGGACGGCGACCGGATCTGCGTGGTGACGGGGCCGCACGGGCCCGAGTGGCAGGAGGACCCGTACCCCTTCACCTGCACCATCGACGACCCCACCAAGCAGACCAAGTTCAAGGGCATGAAGAGCTACATGTCGTACGGGCTGACGCCGACTCACACCAACGTGCAGGTGAAccgcag GTACAAGCACTTCGACTGGCTGTACGCCCGCCTGGTGGAGCGCTTCCCCGTCATCTCGGTGCCCCACCTGCCGGAGAAGCAGGCCACCGGCCGCTTCGAGGAGGACTTCATCTCCAAACGCAGGAAGGGCCTGATCTGGTGGATGAACCACATGACCAGCCACCCGGTGCTGGCGCACTGCGACGTCTTCCAGCACTTCCTGACGTGCGGGACGGACGAGAAGGCCTGGAAACAGGGCAAGAGGAAGGCGGAGAGGGACGAGCTGGTCGGCGCCAATTTCTTCCTCACCATCAG CCCGCCCGCCGTCCCGCTGGACCTGCAGGAGGTGGAGAGCAAGATCGAAGGCTTCAAGACGTTCACCAAGCGGATGGACGAGAACATCGTGGTGGTCAACACCACCATCAACGAGTTCGCCCGCAAGCAGATCACGGGCTTCAAGAAGGAGTACCAGAAGGTGGGCCAGGCCTTCAAGCTGCTGGGCCAGGCCTTTGAGCTGGACCAGCAGGCCTACTCGGCCGGCCTGAACCGGGCCATCGCCTGCACCGGCGACGCCTACGAGGCCATCGGGGACTATTTTGCCGAGCAGCCGCGGCACGACCTCGACCCCATATCTGACCTGCTGGACCTGTACAGAGGACACCTGGCCAACTACCCCGACATCATCCACGTGCAGAAAG gtgcTCTCACCAAGGTGAAGGACTGTCCCAAGCAGGAGGGGGAGCTGCACGAGCGCTGCAACATCATCTCCTGCGCCACGCTGGCCGAGATCCAGCACTTCCACCGCACGCGCGTCCGGGACTTCCGCTCGCAGATGCAGCAGCACCTCCGGCAGCAGATCTCCTTCTTCCAGAAGGTGACGGCCACGCTGCAGGACACGCTGCAGAGGTACGACGACGACCACTAG
- the kiaa1958 gene encoding uncharacterized protein kiaa1958, which produces MSDPVQTTSDSLCKLVRWAHSHGTICSLIPGLQHLSHGSYGSVLTPEPGPHGGAVTVAVWGCGAGHAYHWPLGYHDNSSGCSVNANQGQERFGGGRPSNKVAARASCDLSCSEPPSEGEEFSSRLFDIAGCDSSATDEDGDYEPRPSRKRGVAAAAGAGGRSGPGKKIKQEAASAEDYYTVANMASAGLAETEPVEPSPAAQAPNTHSRLTHTPSPSKPHPPCPQPQPLAPLGEQGDELGCEGLTDADMELLGGSGHGTAAAAEQSAGRSSTATEAAEQSAGAGGQSELERLQALLRAERSRNEQMTETISSLKQDKELLQHELTKKAELICDFLQDQLRPEKRRPHSSNQMEAGSSHMAFPDDAAGFDSPALFDSFEEVELHPLERHRSLKSKRSRDGENTRVRMKNVVGVIARYMAALQEFRRSVSMKVAFDRVGVDRNTISRTAAIAELSLAAPEVFHALAPWDEKEETLAHYAHRCRQAMDDNIKSKIKSMKAKGDLLPIVSK; this is translated from the exons ATGTCGGACCCGGTGCAGACGACCTCGGACAGTCTGTGCAAACTGGTGCGCTGGGCCCACAGCCACGGCACCATCTGCAGCCTCATCCCCGGCCTGCAGCACCTCAGCCACGGCTCCTACGGCAGCGTGCTGACGCCGGAGCCCGGGCCACACGGCGGCGCCGTCACCGTCGCCGTGTGGGGCTGTGGCGCCGGACACGCCTACCACTGGCCCCTCGGTTACCACGACAACAGCTCCGGGTGCTCGGTCAACGCCAACCAGGGCCAGGAGAGGTTCGGAGGAGGCCGCCCGTCCAATAAG gTGGCGGCGAGGGCGTCATGTGACCTGTCCTGCAGCGAGCCGCCGTCCGAGGGCGAGGAGTTCAGCAGCCGGCTGTTCGATATCGCCGGATGTGATTCGTCGGCCACGGACGAGGACGGTGACTACGAGCCCCGCCCCTCCAGGAAGAGAGGTGTGGCGGCAGCGGCGGGGGCGGGAGGCAGATCCGGACCGGGGAAGAAGATCAAACAGGAAGCGGCCTCGGCGGAGGATTACTACACCGTGGCTAACATGGCGAGCGCGGGGCTGGCAGAGACGGAGCCCGTTGAACCTTCACCAGCCGCTCAGgcgccaaacacacactccagactcacacacacaccttcgcCCAGCAAGCCACACCCACCCTGCCCTCAGCCGCAGCCGCTCGCCCCCCTCGGGGAGCAGGGGGACGAGCTGGGGTGCGAGGGGTTAACGGACGCTGACATGGAGCTGCTGGGCGGCAGCGGGCACGGCACGGCGGCGGCCGCAGAGCAGAGCGCAGGGCGCAGCTCCACCGCCACCGAGGCCGCAGAGCAAAGTGCAG GTGCGGGAGGTCAGAGCGAGCTGGAGCGTCTGCAGGCGCTGCTGCGAGCCGAGCGCAGCCGCAACGAGCAGATGACGGAGACGATCTCCAGCCTGAAGCAGGacaaggagctgctgcagcacgAGCTCACCAAGAAGGCCGAGCTCATCTGCGACTTCCTGCAGGACCAGCTGAGGCCAG AGAAGCGGCGGCCTCATTCCTCCAATCAGATGGAAGCAGGAAGTTCCCACATGGCCTTCCCCGACGACGCGGCAGGATTCGATTCGCCGGCGCTGTTCGACTCGTTCGAGGAGGTGGAGCTTCATCCTCTGGAGCGCCACCGCAGCCTGAAGAGCAAGAGGAGCCGCGACGGAGAGAACACACGCGTCAGGA tgaaGAACGTGGTGGGGGTGATTGCTCGCTACATGGCCGCCCTGCAGGAGTTTCGCCGCAGCGTCTCCATGAAAGTCGCCTTCGACCGCGTGGGCGTCGACCGCAACACGATCTCTCGCACGGCGGCCATCGCCGAGCTCAGCCTGGCGGCGCCGGAGGTTTTCCACGCGCTGGCGCCGTGGGACGAGAAGGAGGAGACGCTGGCGCACTACGCCCACCGCTGCCGGCAGGCCATGGACGACAACATCAAGAGCAAGATCAAGAGCATGAAGGCCAAAGGAGACCTGCTGCCCATCGTGtccaagtga